The DNA sequence ATGTTGATCCGGTGGTCGCGCCAGAAGCAGGTCGTGGCGGCGGAGGTGATGGTGATCCCCCGTTCCTGCTCCTGCTCCATCCAGTCCATGGTGGCGGTGCCTTCGTGAACCTCGCCCATCTTGTGGGACACGCCCGTGTAATACAGGATCCGCTCGGTCGTAGTCGTCTTCCCTGCGTCGATGTGCGCCATGATCCCGATGTTCCGGGTTTTTTCGAGCGGAGTGATCCTGGACACGATTCCCTCTATTCCCTATAAGCGTTAAGCGTTTCGCGCTGTTACCAGCGATAATGGGCGAACGCCTTGTTCGCCTCGGCCATCTTGTGGGTGTCTTCCTTCTTCTTGATCGTGACGCCGCGGTTGTTGTAGGCGTCGAGCAGCTCCGCGGAGAGCTTCTGCATCATGGTCTTCTCGCCGCGCTCCCGGGCATAGCCGACCAGCCAGCGGATGGAGAGGGACAGGCGCCGCTCCGGGCGGATCTCCACCGGGACCTGGTACGTGGCGCCGCCGACCCGGCGGGATTTGACCTCGACCATCGGCTTGGCGTTCTCGATGGCCTTCTTGAGGACCGCGACCGGGTCCTCCTTGGTCTTTTCCTTCAGGATGTCCATCGATCCGTAGACGAGCCTCTCGGCGACGCGCGCCTTCCCCTGCAGCATCACCGCGTGGATCATCTTGGCCACGAGCACGTCCCCGAACACGGGATCGGGCAGAACGGCCCGCTTGGAAACATAACCTCTCCTGGGCATGAGCACGACCTCCTGGGCCGAAAACCTGGATCTTTCCCCTCGAACAAACGGGAATCGCCCGCTTCCCGTTCCACTACCGGGGAAGCGGTGCGATTTTCCTGACCTTTTTAACCCTTTCCGGCAGACGCGCCGGGGCCGGTTGGTGACGCCGTTCCGATAATCGGGAAGCTATTTGGGTCGCTTGGTACCGTACTTCGACCGCGACTTCCGTCTGTCCTGGACACCAACGGAATCCAGCTTCCCACGGATGATGTGATAGCGAACGCCGGGGAGGTCCTTCACGCGCCCCCCCCGGATCATGACCACCGAGTGCTCCTGCAGGTTATGCCCTTCCCCCGGGATGTACACCGTGACCTCGACCCCGTTGGTGAGCCGCACTCTCGCGACCTTCCGGAGCGCCGAGTTCGGCTTCTTGGGGGTCGTCGTGTACACGCGGAGGCACACTCCCCGCTTCTGCGGGCAGCGCTCGAGCGCGGGGGAATTGCTCTTGTTGGCGATCGCCTCGCGCCCCTTCCGTACCAGCTGATTGATCGTGGGCATTCCCTGTTCCTTCCGTTTTCCTCTCAGCTCTTAGAGCGTTCCAAAGGAAACATCTCTTATAGCAACGGTTCCGCTTCCTGTCAATTTCTTTTTCTTATCCCGTTCCGCCCCTCTAGGAACCTTCCTCTTCCTCCGGCCGGGGTTCGCCCTCGGACTCCGAGGGGGCCGGGGGCGGCTCGACGACCAGCGGCGCGTCGGACTCGCACTCCACGCCCCGGTAGGTGTCCCCGCCGGTCCCCGCCGGAATCAGCCGTCCCATGATGACGTTCTCCTTCAGGCCGGCGAGGCTGTCGACCCGCCCGTGCACGGAGGCGTCGGTCAGGATCTTCGTCGTCTCCTGGAAGGAAGCCGCGGAGATCCAGGATTCCGTCGAGAGCGACGCCTTGGTGATCCCGAGGAGCTGCGGCTCCGCCTTCGCGGGTCTCCCCTTCGCCTTCAGCACCCGCTCGTTCTCGTCGCGGAAGATCCACTTCTCCACGCTC is a window from the Thermodesulfobacteriota bacterium genome containing:
- the rpsG gene encoding 30S ribosomal protein S7 is translated as MPRRGYVSKRAVLPDPVFGDVLVAKMIHAVMLQGKARVAERLVYGSMDILKEKTKEDPVAVLKKAIENAKPMVEVKSRRVGGATYQVPVEIRPERRLSLSIRWLVGYARERGEKTMMQKLSAELLDAYNNRGVTIKKKEDTHKMAEANKAFAHYRW
- the rpsL gene encoding 30S ribosomal protein S12 — translated: MPTINQLVRKGREAIANKSNSPALERCPQKRGVCLRVYTTTPKKPNSALRKVARVRLTNGVEVTVYIPGEGHNLQEHSVVMIRGGRVKDLPGVRYHIIRGKLDSVGVQDRRKSRSKYGTKRPK